Genomic window (Shewanella psychropiezotolerans):
ATCATAGTCGAAACTTGCCACGGTCAAGTCAGGCTGAAGCGCACGCTTTACGCCATACAAACGCTCATCTCTGGTGACTTGCCATAAAGGAAGGTTATTACTCTTTCCTGAGAGACCCGCGTTAAGAAGTTGATTAACAAGGCCTGTGATGAAGGCTGTTTTTCCTGAACCTGAGAGTCCAGTGACTGCTAATCTGATATTTCGATCTGAAGCCCTATGGGCGAATGATTGGGTTTTATTACTGACTGTTTTGCCAAACTTAGATAAAGAGCGGTTGATACGACCCATAGCCTGCACTTAAAGTTATGTGGGCGACAGGGCCGCCCATTGGAAGGATTAAAGGTTATTGATCTCTTGTTTCAAGTCGAAACTGTCCGAGGTGACATGACGTTCCAATTTTTGAAGCCTGATTTCCAAACTTCTAAATTGAGAGTTTACATCACGCAGAGCCATCTTCGGAGGCTCACCCGATTGCCAAACCTTTTTCTTTATTTCTATATCCTTATGCGCTTTTTTATTTTTGTCGGTCCCGGGTTTAATATCTAAAATCATCCAAAGTAATACATAGATGATCAACACAATTCCCGAGCCACCTAAAAGAAATATTGAAGCGGCGACGACTCTTACTAGCCAGGTTTCAAAGCCGAAATAGTCTGCGATTCCAGAACAAACCCCAGCTATTTTACCTGATTGAGGAATGCGATATAAGGTACGTCCTCTAGTGTCACTCATTTCAATTCCTCCGCGTTAAAAGGCCTGCCTCGCCGATTGTAACCACCCTAAGTCTGTTGCCACTATAGCTTACTGCTACTCCCCGATTTAAAGAGTCTGCCCCGCCGGTTGAAACCGCCCAAAGTCTGATGTCACTGTTACTCATTGCGTCCCCTCCATTGTGGTGATTCGCTGTCTAAAATCGCTTCCAATGTATCGATACGTTGAGCCATTTTATCGGCTCTGCCAATGAGCTCATTAAGCTGTGAATACTCTTCTTCAGTAAGTCCCTGGCTCACCTGACGCTTACTGCGGTAGTGAAGTATCAGCCAAATGGGAGCCACGATTATCAGAAAAATAATAATTGGGGCCATTAAAATATCCATGTTCATAACTCACCTCTGAATTGTAATTATTTGGCTTTAGTCTTTGCCTTGCTGCTCTTTATTTTGGCTTTTAATGCCTCAAGCTCGGCATTGACAGAGTCTTCAGCTTCCAGTGCTGCAAACTCATCACTTAAACTTTTCTTATTGCCCAGGTCATAGGCATCGACTTGTGACTCGAGTCCCTCTACACGACGCTCATACTGCTCAAACTTACTCATAGCGTTATCTATCTTGCTAGAATCAAGTTGCTTCTTCACTTCTAAACGTGAAGATGCTGTTTGCTTACGCATAATGATGGTCTTTTGACGAGCCTTGGCATCGGCCAGCTTCTGCTGCAGCAAGTT
Coding sequences:
- the pspB gene encoding envelope stress response membrane protein PspB, translating into MNMDILMAPIIIFLIIVAPIWLILHYRSKRQVSQGLTEEEYSQLNELIGRADKMAQRIDTLEAILDSESPQWRGRNE
- the pspC gene encoding envelope stress response membrane protein PspC, which codes for MSDTRGRTLYRIPQSGKIAGVCSGIADYFGFETWLVRVVAASIFLLGGSGIVLIIYVLLWMILDIKPGTDKNKKAHKDIEIKKKVWQSGEPPKMALRDVNSQFRSLEIRLQKLERHVTSDSFDLKQEINNL